A single window of Anaerolineae bacterium DNA harbors:
- the cax gene encoding calcium/proton exchanger, whose product MDSARGVTRDIFRSPLSWLLLALPAVILALFLGWSGGALFLLAGLGIIPLAKLLGDSTEALAAHAGPRVGGLLNATMGNAAELIIAIMAVRAGLLDLVKASITGSILGNLLLIMGGAVLVGGLRRGTQRFDRTHAGLAASQMSLALIALALPTLFAQAIEPDHHAVELLSDSVALIMLITYGLFVLHSLRSAEPRREDVHTGHHWPVRASLVVLVLSTAAIAWLSEIMVGAVEETTALLGLSEFFIGIIIIPIVGNAAEHFVAITAAANDRMELSMTISLSSSMQIALLVAPLLVYGSLLLGPTQLDLVFTPFEIVALFGATLITALIAGDGESNWVEGAQLLAVYLITAMAFFFLPA is encoded by the coding sequence ATGGATTCGGCCCGAGGTGTAACTCGAGACATCTTTCGCTCTCCCCTTAGCTGGCTCCTGCTCGCGCTGCCGGCAGTCATTTTAGCCTTGTTCCTCGGCTGGAGCGGCGGGGCGCTCTTCCTGCTGGCCGGGTTGGGGATCATACCCCTGGCCAAGCTGTTAGGCGACTCCACCGAAGCCCTTGCCGCGCACGCCGGCCCTCGCGTTGGCGGGCTGCTCAACGCCACCATGGGCAATGCCGCCGAGCTGATCATCGCCATCATGGCAGTGCGAGCCGGCCTGCTGGACTTGGTGAAGGCCTCGATCACCGGTTCCATCCTGGGCAACCTTCTGCTGATCATGGGGGGCGCTGTTCTGGTGGGTGGCCTTCGCCGCGGCACCCAGCGTTTCGACCGCACCCACGCCGGTCTGGCGGCGTCGCAGATGTCGCTGGCCTTGATTGCTCTGGCCTTGCCTACTCTGTTCGCCCAGGCTATAGAGCCGGATCACCACGCGGTGGAGCTGCTCAGTGACAGCGTGGCCCTGATCATGCTCATCACCTATGGGCTATTCGTGCTGCATAGCCTCCGCAGTGCCGAACCGCGCAGGGAAGACGTGCACACCGGGCACCACTGGCCAGTGCGGGCTTCGCTCGTAGTCCTGGTACTCAGCACAGCCGCCATCGCCTGGCTGAGCGAGATAATGGTGGGGGCGGTGGAGGAGACGACCGCCCTCCTGGGCCTGTCGGAGTTCTTCATCGGCATCATCATCATCCCCATCGTGGGCAACGCTGCCGAGCACTTCGTGGCCATCACAGCGGCCGCCAACGATAGGATGGAGCTCTCCATGACCATCAGCCTGAGTTCGTCCATGCAGATCGCCCTGCTAGTGGCGCCTCTACTTGTATACGGGAGTCTGCTTCTGGGGCCCACTCAGCTGGACCTGGTGTTCACCCCCTTCGAGATCGTGGCCCTGTTCGGTGCCACCCTCATCACCGCCCTCATCGCCGGGGACGGGGAGAGTAACTGGGTGGAGGGGGCCCAACTGCTGGCGGTCTACCTCATCACGGCTATGGCTTTCTTCTTCCTGCCCGCATAG
- a CDS encoding CsbD family protein, producing the protein MGGSNVGRWGRGRWLQIRGRIKEAWGDITDDELDRVGGRGDQLVRRWQQRSGQAR; encoded by the coding sequence CTGGGAGGCAGCAATGTCGGAAGATGGGGTCGGGGTCGTTGGCTCCAGATCCGCGGCAGGATCAAAGAGGCGTGGGGCGACATCACCGACGATGAGCTCGACCGGGTTGGGGGGCGTGGCGATCAGCTGGTCCGACGGTGGCAGCAGAGGTCGGGTCAGGCCCGCTAG
- a CDS encoding amidohydrolase, with protein sequence MFIFDSHAHLKHGDARRTEYTAEQVIYAMDGAGISRSVVFAMATTTRRAGEMAAEAARRYPDRLVPYAYALPHYERAVADELEAQIRDWGFRGIKLHVGECSLAGYVSDPVFALAGRYGVPCLVDFGGRLETCREVLQAHPHTNVIIAHFGRYLSEDALLLDSFIGLAETYPNALLDASGVVLGSKIEEAARRVGAERILFGTDGPHTLGHASAEGTVAYARAAIERIEALSLDLPEKEAILGGNIARLLGV encoded by the coding sequence ATGTTCATCTTCGACTCACACGCGCACCTCAAGCATGGGGATGCCCGCCGAACCGAATACACCGCCGAACAGGTCATCTATGCCATGGATGGGGCGGGCATCTCGCGATCGGTGGTGTTTGCCATGGCCACCACCACCAGGCGCGCCGGTGAGATGGCGGCCGAGGCGGCTCGGCGTTACCCCGATCGGCTAGTGCCCTATGCCTACGCTCTACCCCACTACGAGCGCGCCGTGGCCGACGAGCTGGAAGCGCAGATTCGTGACTGGGGCTTCCGCGGTATCAAGCTTCACGTAGGCGAGTGCTCTCTGGCCGGGTACGTATCCGATCCCGTCTTCGCCCTGGCTGGACGATATGGCGTGCCGTGCCTGGTGGACTTCGGGGGCCGGCTAGAGACTTGCCGGGAAGTGCTCCAGGCCCATCCGCACACCAACGTAATCATAGCCCACTTCGGGCGCTACCTGAGCGAGGATGCACTGCTGCTCGACAGTTTCATCGGGCTGGCAGAGACTTACCCCAACGCCCTGTTGGACGCCAGTGGCGTGGTGCTGGGCTCCAAGATAGAAGAAGCGGCGCGTCGAGTTGGAGCAGAGCGCATTCTCTTTGGTACCGATGGTCCCCACACTCTGGGCCACGCGTCAGCAGAGGGGACAGTCGCGTATGCCCGGGCCGCGATCGAGCGTATCGAGGCGTTGTCACTGGACTTGCCGGAGAAGGAGGCTATCCTGGGGGGCAACATCGCCCGCCTGCTCGGTGTCTGA
- a CDS encoding low molecular weight protein arginine phosphatase has product MREVLFVCKGNTCRSPMAAALFRQMVRCHGHSDRLRVCSAGIWAVEGQPATAEAQKVMQERGLSLASHRAHNLTAADVRRAGVIVALERSVAEAIVIETPEAAGKVHTLGQLADDPRDVEDPIGQPLEAYRHTVEDLQGMLQRAYGRIMTLLALPL; this is encoded by the coding sequence GTGAGGGAAGTCCTTTTCGTCTGCAAGGGTAACACCTGCCGCTCCCCCATGGCGGCGGCTCTCTTCCGGCAGATGGTAAGATGCCATGGCCACAGCGATCGGTTGCGGGTATGCTCGGCAGGCATCTGGGCGGTTGAGGGGCAGCCGGCGACGGCGGAGGCGCAGAAGGTGATGCAGGAGAGGGGTCTCAGCCTGGCGAGCCACCGGGCTCATAACCTGACCGCTGCCGACGTCCGACGCGCAGGGGTGATCGTCGCTCTGGAGCGCAGCGTGGCCGAGGCCATCGTGATCGAGACTCCGGAGGCGGCGGGCAAAGTGCACACCCTGGGGCAGTTGGCCGACGATCCACGAGACGTGGAGGATCCCATCGGGCAGCCGCTCGAGGCGTACCGCCACACGGTGGAGGACCTCCAGGGCATGCTACAGCGGGCCTACGGGAGAATCATGACGCTCCTGGCGCTACCCCTCTAG
- the raiA gene encoding ribosome-associated translation inhibitor RaiA, translated as MLAISIKARDVELTDWLENYVENKIGKMDRYLPVLTEARIELRYESIRDASSRYVAEVTCWGGKVTIRGEERGPDVTAAIDSVVDVLYRQIVRYKGKRFARTRQAVAEAQAREEARAEARLEAERLAMEMGEAPPLPEDLVSELAEEEPSPIVRVKRFTLQPMDEQEAIEQMELLGHTFFVFWNANNGRVNVVYRRLDGNYGLLDPELA; from the coding sequence ATGCTGGCAATCAGCATCAAGGCGAGAGACGTAGAACTTACTGACTGGCTGGAGAACTACGTTGAGAACAAGATCGGGAAGATGGACCGCTATCTACCGGTCTTGACTGAGGCCAGGATCGAACTTCGCTACGAATCTATCCGCGACGCGTCGAGCCGGTACGTGGCCGAGGTCACGTGCTGGGGCGGAAAGGTCACCATTCGGGGTGAAGAGCGGGGACCGGACGTGACTGCAGCCATAGACTCGGTAGTGGATGTCCTGTACCGCCAGATAGTGCGATACAAGGGAAAGCGGTTCGCCCGCACTCGCCAGGCGGTGGCCGAGGCTCAAGCGCGCGAGGAAGCTCGCGCCGAGGCTCGGCTGGAGGCGGAGCGGCTGGCCATGGAGATGGGAGAGGCGCCCCCGCTGCCTGAGGACCTGGTGAGCGAGTTGGCCGAGGAGGAGCCTTCGCCTATCGTCCGGGTCAAGCGTTTCACGCTGCAGCCGATGGACGAACAAGAGGCCATCGAGCAGATGGAGCTGCTGGGGCACACCTTTTTCGTGTTCTGGAATGCCAACAACGGCCGGGTCAACGTAGTCTATCGCCGGTTAGATGGGAACTACGGCCTGCTTGACCCAGAGCTGGCCTGA
- a CDS encoding MarR family transcriptional regulator, whose product MALERASAVLGGSEDSELSEQARELEQVVQRLLVAEQSEFASETASFGLTVPQYVTLSAIETFDGGRERMGKIADMAHQCSATMTGIIDRLENMALVQRVNNPNDRRSVLVELTDAGRRRLEEVREVRRRRLAAVLSHMEPEFRHCVCDVLQHYTTALERREGSSA is encoded by the coding sequence ATGGCACTAGAGCGTGCTAGCGCGGTGCTAGGCGGCAGTGAGGACTCCGAGTTGTCCGAGCAGGCCCGGGAACTGGAGCAGGTGGTGCAGCGGCTACTGGTTGCGGAGCAGAGCGAGTTCGCCAGCGAGACGGCGAGCTTCGGCCTCACCGTGCCCCAGTACGTGACTCTATCCGCCATCGAGACCTTCGACGGCGGCCGCGAGCGTATGGGCAAGATTGCCGACATGGCTCACCAGTGCTCCGCCACCATGACGGGCATCATCGATCGGCTGGAGAACATGGCGCTGGTGCAGCGGGTGAACAACCCGAATGACCGGCGTTCCGTCCTGGTCGAGCTCACAGACGCGGGTCGCCGCCGTCTGGAGGAAGTCAGGGAGGTTCGGCGGCGACGATTGGCGGCTGTTCTCTCGCACATGGAGCCGGAGTTTCGTCACTGCGTGTGCGACGTGCTGCAGCACTATACCACGGCGCTGGAGCGGCGCGAGGGGAGCTCGGCGTAA
- a CDS encoding uracil-DNA glycosylase: protein MRQVPDDLSAVHRQIMSCTWCDLSRSRTLAVPGAGDPEARVMFVGEGPGFHEDRQGLPFVGAAGRLLDQLLEGIGLDRSEVFITNIVKCRPPGNRDPLPHEIEACRPYLVKQVELIDCEIIVTLGRLAMAQFLGPGLSISRVHGQARRRDGRLVIPMLHPAAALRQERYRQDLELDFAVLKRALDEGIEPMPESRDDREPPEQLSLL from the coding sequence ATGCGTCAAGTGCCGGATGACCTGTCCGCGGTACACAGGCAGATCATGAGCTGCACCTGGTGCGATCTGTCCCGGTCCCGAACGCTGGCGGTCCCTGGTGCCGGGGACCCAGAAGCGCGCGTGATGTTCGTCGGCGAGGGGCCAGGGTTTCACGAGGACCGCCAGGGCTTGCCGTTCGTGGGCGCCGCCGGACGTCTCCTGGACCAGCTGCTGGAGGGGATCGGGCTGGACCGGTCGGAGGTCTTCATAACCAACATCGTGAAGTGCCGACCGCCAGGCAACCGCGATCCTCTGCCTCACGAGATAGAGGCTTGCCGCCCTTACCTGGTCAAGCAGGTTGAGCTGATAGACTGCGAGATCATAGTCACCCTGGGTCGGCTGGCCATGGCCCAATTCCTGGGCCCAGGCCTCTCCATCTCCCGTGTTCACGGACAGGCACGACGGCGCGATGGCCGCCTGGTCATCCCCATGCTCCACCCGGCGGCAGCGCTCCGCCAGGAACGCTACCGCCAGGACCTGGAACTTGACTTTGCCGTGCTCAAGCGAGCTCTGGACGAAGGTATAGAGCCCATGCCCGAGAGCCGGGACGACCGGGAACCCCCAGAACAGCTCTCTCTGCTCTGA
- the rimI gene encoding ribosomal protein S18-alanine N-acetyltransferase translates to MELADVDQVAAVEKLCFPLPWPPETYRRDLRYHGNTHYLVVERMRNGRQVVGFCGYWLIDGEVHVSTIGVHPEYRGLGLGEYLLARMLSDAIERHATAATLEVRVSNSVAQCLYAKYGFRVTGRRRRYYRDNHEDALIMEVESLTNDGYRALFERRCQALAARLGEGALERIGPRASAGSASAG, encoded by the coding sequence ATGGAGCTGGCCGATGTGGACCAGGTAGCGGCGGTGGAGAAGCTGTGCTTCCCCCTACCTTGGCCCCCAGAGACGTACCGGCGGGATCTCCGCTACCACGGGAATACCCACTATCTGGTAGTGGAGCGGATGAGGAATGGCCGGCAGGTGGTCGGATTCTGCGGCTACTGGCTTATTGATGGGGAGGTTCACGTCTCGACTATCGGGGTGCATCCGGAGTACCGCGGCCTGGGCCTGGGGGAGTACCTGCTGGCTCGCATGCTGAGCGACGCCATCGAGCGCCACGCCACCGCGGCAACCCTTGAGGTGCGGGTGTCCAACTCGGTGGCGCAGTGCCTGTATGCCAAGTACGGCTTCCGCGTCACCGGCAGAAGACGTCGTTACTATCGCGACAACCACGAGGACGCCCTGATCATGGAGGTAGAGTCGCTCACCAACGACGGTTACCGTGCCCTGTTCGAGCGCCGGTGCCAGGCGCTGGCAGCCAGGCTGGGTGAGGGAGCACTGGAGAGGATAGGACCACGGGCGAGTGCTGGGTCGGCCTCCGCCGGCTGA
- the tsaB gene encoding tRNA (adenosine(37)-N6)-threonylcarbamoyltransferase complex dimerization subunit type 1 TsaB has protein sequence MDTATAVASVALWSPYRLMAEETWASEANHTVELLPTIARLLERSHVQPRDLSGLAATRGPGSFTGVRIGVSLVKGLALALGIPLATVPTLDVIAYGQSSRHLPVRAVIQAGRGRLCWADYRWHRRRWSQQGEVSLGRPEDLVANVRGRTLFCGELYEEEVTLIQRTLGPAAVVASPAEGLRRAGYLAELAYRQLMRNEADSLTVSPVYLMPGGGVSV, from the coding sequence GTGGACACAGCGACTGCGGTTGCCAGCGTAGCTTTGTGGTCGCCCTACCGCCTGATGGCGGAGGAGACCTGGGCATCGGAGGCTAATCACACCGTCGAGCTCCTGCCCACCATAGCCAGGCTGCTGGAGCGCAGTCACGTGCAGCCTCGGGACCTTTCGGGGCTGGCAGCCACCCGGGGCCCAGGGTCATTCACCGGGGTGCGCATTGGCGTGTCGCTGGTGAAGGGACTCGCCCTGGCTCTGGGCATCCCCCTGGCTACTGTTCCTACCCTGGACGTGATCGCCTATGGGCAGTCGTCGCGGCACCTTCCAGTTCGGGCAGTGATCCAGGCTGGCCGAGGGCGGCTGTGCTGGGCCGACTATCGGTGGCATCGCCGTCGCTGGTCGCAGCAAGGGGAGGTTTCCTTAGGAAGACCTGAGGACCTGGTAGCGAACGTGCGGGGAAGGACCCTCTTCTGTGGTGAGCTGTATGAAGAGGAGGTCACCCTCATTCAGCGGACGCTGGGCCCGGCCGCGGTGGTCGCTTCGCCGGCCGAGGGCCTTCGCCGGGCCGGCTACCTGGCCGAGCTTGCCTACCGGCAACTGATGCGCAACGAAGCCGACAGTCTGACAGTCTCGCCCGTCTACTTGATGCCGGGAGGAGGTGTCAGTGTGTGA
- a CDS encoding GAF domain-containing protein, translated as MLLSPSRASAYYALVAASVVLVALALLHSRRSYLVRRWPAGASAALVPPALLAAHVAVLHVWPGSYAWMTGGAGLLVPVLVLVPVTVAAARTRPLEAALVGLTSSAAVALWYSHNPLTCLEGAYYGVFLSYLLTQSYRGRLFSLLRQPLLAAPLAALLTTPVTFLAAHSTTFGPPLTSLLAAWNQSLVAGATLIFQANLAGLLVQVLYLAGLRRPVPIASRVAPYSRSLRGQLLAAYVPTAGLALAAVLTLLGTSAISSATRWAFDEAARDASSAAQRLSRALEQGQEFLRLSLTDDDFADPARREQSLRLSLELHRDFSALLLTENGELVAAVTVSGEPVSLTPVEREALASLSPESAAVTTMHRDAEGPLITLISPEGPSGRLLGRMRPTRSQVWQDIIGDLQWTVDAGNGFVVDEQHRILAHPDPTYVLAVWDARPQYARVYATATGAAYDAPDSAGVRHLVYVLPVAGYPWQVVIEIPSEVVLGLALDLALPSLLLTIALAAIGTLLVLWWAWRYSQPLMRLAATASEIAAGDLSVAADVGGHDEIGHLGRSFEEMRLSLHRRLTDLLMLLDVSRSVSASYAWSFRPILRAAITGTQAAAACVCLDEPGPGQPVAREGDFDAWDDILPGMQPIAREARRHHRPIPVRSVARYFRGVSGKALATDVRSAICLPLAAGERDVGVMWVLYADRRHFDEQDYRLLSTLGAQAAVVYENSRLLTEAQSERGRLRAILASTSDPIVVADQEGRLVLANPAAERVLGLERSRKRTPARDVVRDPSLRMLLEMPLSQSCLTRELHLDSGATLSAAVSPITLDDGGSGGRVIVMRDVTELKQREQAQADFVANLSRDVRTPLTFLRGYASMIPRVGDLNSQQQDFVERIIRNVDHVSGMLDCLVDLNTIERGEGAHLERCSVAGAIEAALASLRPEIEKREHNIRLSLPPNPPLVEADRNLLIRALTALIDNSVKYTSKGGTIGIQVLHEQGGVLVAVSDTGIGIAPADQMRIFDRFYRVDRSEVQAVSGYGLGLPIVKAVADWHGGRVWVESELGRGSRFCLWLPRHEAPMGI; from the coding sequence ATGCTGCTCTCGCCTTCCCGAGCCAGCGCCTACTACGCGCTCGTGGCCGCGAGCGTGGTCCTAGTGGCCCTGGCGTTGCTGCACTCCCGACGCAGTTACCTAGTGCGGCGCTGGCCGGCAGGTGCTTCGGCGGCGTTGGTGCCCCCGGCGCTGCTGGCGGCGCACGTCGCCGTGCTGCACGTCTGGCCGGGCTCGTACGCCTGGATGACCGGCGGTGCCGGCCTGCTGGTGCCGGTACTGGTACTGGTTCCGGTGACGGTGGCGGCCGCCCGCACCCGCCCTCTCGAGGCTGCCCTAGTGGGCCTGACCAGCTCGGCCGCGGTGGCGCTCTGGTACAGCCACAACCCCCTCACCTGCCTCGAAGGGGCCTACTACGGCGTGTTCCTGAGCTACCTCCTCACTCAGTCCTACCGTGGCCGCCTGTTCTCCCTCCTGCGGCAGCCGCTGCTGGCCGCCCCCCTGGCTGCCCTGCTCACCACACCGGTGACCTTCCTGGCCGCCCATTCGACCACCTTCGGCCCTCCACTGACTAGCCTCCTTGCCGCCTGGAATCAGTCCCTCGTTGCCGGAGCAACGCTCATCTTCCAGGCCAACCTGGCTGGCCTCCTGGTGCAAGTGCTCTACCTGGCCGGACTGCGCCGGCCTGTCCCCATCGCGTCACGCGTCGCCCCCTACTCCCGCTCCCTCCGCGGCCAGCTTCTGGCCGCGTACGTCCCCACTGCCGGGCTGGCGCTCGCCGCAGTGCTTACCCTACTGGGGACCTCCGCCATCTCTAGCGCCACCCGCTGGGCTTTCGATGAGGCCGCCCGCGACGCCAGCAGCGCCGCCCAGCGCCTCTCCCGCGCCCTGGAACAGGGGCAGGAGTTCTTGCGCCTCAGCCTGACCGACGATGACTTCGCCGACCCAGCCCGGCGCGAACAGAGTCTGCGCCTTTCGCTCGAACTGCACCGCGACTTCTCTGCCCTTCTGTTGACCGAGAATGGCGAGCTGGTCGCCGCCGTGACTGTTTCGGGGGAGCCGGTCAGCCTGACGCCGGTGGAGCGAGAGGCCCTGGCGAGCCTGTCGCCGGAGAGCGCCGCCGTCACTACCATGCACCGGGACGCTGAGGGCCCGTTGATCACTCTCATATCTCCCGAGGGGCCCTCAGGCCGGCTCTTGGGCCGCATGCGCCCCACCCGTAGCCAGGTGTGGCAGGACATCATCGGCGACCTCCAGTGGACGGTAGACGCCGGCAACGGGTTCGTGGTGGACGAGCAGCACCGCATCCTCGCTCATCCCGATCCCACCTACGTGCTGGCCGTCTGGGACGCGCGCCCACAGTATGCCCGTGTCTACGCCACGGCCACCGGGGCCGCCTACGACGCCCCCGATAGCGCGGGAGTCAGACACCTGGTGTATGTCTTGCCCGTTGCCGGCTATCCCTGGCAGGTGGTCATCGAGATCCCCAGCGAGGTTGTGCTCGGGTTGGCGCTGGACCTGGCCTTGCCCAGCCTTCTGCTCACCATAGCCCTGGCTGCCATCGGCACTCTTCTGGTGCTGTGGTGGGCCTGGCGGTACTCCCAGCCTCTCATGCGCCTGGCCGCCACCGCCAGCGAGATCGCTGCCGGGGACTTGAGCGTGGCCGCCGACGTCGGCGGTCACGACGAGATCGGCCACCTCGGCCGCTCCTTCGAGGAGATGCGCCTCTCGCTCCACCGTCGGCTTACCGACCTGCTCATGCTCCTGGACGTAAGCCGCTCCGTCTCCGCCAGTTACGCCTGGTCCTTTCGCCCCATCCTCCGGGCGGCTATCACCGGCACCCAAGCGGCGGCGGCCTGCGTCTGCCTGGACGAGCCTGGCCCCGGCCAGCCGGTAGCGCGCGAGGGCGACTTCGATGCCTGGGACGACATCCTCCCCGGCATGCAGCCGATCGCCCGCGAAGCCAGGCGCCATCACCGTCCCATCCCGGTGCGCAGCGTGGCCCGCTACTTCCGCGGTGTCTCCGGCAAGGCCCTGGCCACCGATGTGCGGTCGGCCATCTGCCTGCCGCTGGCTGCCGGAGAGAGGGACGTAGGCGTCATGTGGGTCCTCTACGCCGATCGCCGCCACTTCGACGAGCAGGACTACCGCCTCCTCTCCACTTTGGGAGCCCAGGCGGCCGTGGTGTACGAGAATAGCCGGTTGCTCACCGAGGCCCAGAGCGAGCGAGGGCGCCTACGCGCCATCCTAGCCAGTACTTCGGACCCCATCGTGGTGGCCGATCAGGAAGGGCGGCTGGTGCTGGCCAACCCGGCGGCCGAGCGGGTCTTGGGGCTGGAGCGCTCACGCAAGAGGACGCCAGCCCGGGACGTCGTGCGCGATCCGTCGCTCCGCATGCTGCTGGAGATGCCGCTCAGCCAGTCGTGCCTCACCCGCGAGCTGCACCTCGACAGCGGCGCCACCTTGTCCGCAGCAGTCTCGCCCATCACCCTGGACGACGGCGGGAGCGGCGGCCGGGTCATAGTCATGCGGGACGTCACCGAGCTGAAGCAGAGGGAGCAGGCTCAGGCCGACTTCGTGGCCAACCTGTCCCGGGACGTGCGCACGCCTCTGACCTTCCTGCGCGGCTACGCCAGCATGATCCCCCGAGTGGGAGACCTCAACTCCCAGCAGCAGGATTTCGTCGAGCGTATCATCCGCAACGTGGATCACGTCTCTGGAATGCTCGATTGCCTGGTGGACCTCAACACCATCGAACGGGGCGAAGGGGCGCACCTGGAACGGTGTAGCGTGGCCGGTGCCATCGAGGCAGCCTTGGCATCGCTACGTCCGGAGATCGAGAAGCGCGAGCACAACATCCGTCTGTCCCTGCCGCCCAATCCGCCCCTGGTGGAGGCCGACCGCAACCTGCTCATCCGTGCCCTGACCGCGCTGATAGATAACTCCGTCAAGTACACCAGCAAGGGGGGAACCATCGGCATCCAAGTGCTCCATGAGCAAGGGGGAGTGCTGGTGGCCGTCAGTGATACTGGGATCGGCATTGCCCCCGCTGATCAGATGCGCATTTTCGACCGGTTCTACCGGGTGGACCGATCCGAAGTACAGGCCGTGAGCGGATACGGCCTGGGCCTGCCTATCGTAAAGGCGGTGGCAGACTGGCACGGGGGACGAGTGTGGGTGGAGAGCGAACTGGGACGAGGTAGCCGGTTCTGTCTCTGGCTCCCCCGCCACGAAGCGCCCATGGGGATCTGA
- the ychF gene encoding redox-regulated ATPase YchF: MQIGIVGLPNVGKSTLFNALTQAGAQVAAYPFTTIDPNVGVVPLRDERLDWLAEHVRPERTVPATVEFVDIAGLVRGAHRGEGLGNQFLHHIRTVDAIALVARAFEDPEIPHVSSTVDPLEDIQVVETELILADMGTVERRLERVRAEAKAKPREHAPQVEFLGRLQQHLDRGEKVRSLPRSEEEQALLDGLFLLTNKPRMYVVNVGEDQLDRVAEVVSPVEERAREEGVPVVAICARLEADLADWTEEEARQYRQELGLSESGLQTVVRVAFDLLGLVTFFTIVGGREVRAWEIKRGTSVVRAAGRIHSDMERGFIRAEVIAFEDLRAAGSVAAARERGLLRAEGRDYPVQDGDVIQIRFSA; the protein is encoded by the coding sequence CTGCAGATCGGGATCGTCGGTTTGCCCAACGTAGGCAAGAGCACCCTCTTCAATGCCCTCACCCAAGCAGGGGCACAGGTGGCTGCCTATCCCTTCACCACCATTGACCCCAACGTGGGGGTAGTGCCCCTCCGCGATGAGCGCCTGGATTGGCTGGCTGAGCACGTCCGCCCGGAGCGAACCGTCCCGGCCACGGTGGAGTTCGTGGACATCGCCGGCCTGGTTCGAGGCGCCCATCGGGGCGAGGGCCTGGGCAATCAGTTCCTGCACCACATTCGCACCGTGGACGCGATAGCCTTGGTGGCGCGTGCCTTCGAGGACCCCGAGATCCCCCATGTATCCTCCACGGTGGACCCGCTGGAAGACATACAGGTGGTGGAGACCGAGCTCATCCTGGCCGACATGGGTACGGTGGAGCGCCGGCTAGAGCGGGTCCGAGCAGAGGCGAAGGCCAAGCCACGGGAGCACGCCCCCCAGGTCGAGTTCCTGGGGCGCCTCCAGCAGCACCTGGACAGGGGAGAGAAGGTCCGGTCTCTCCCTAGAAGCGAAGAGGAGCAGGCGTTGCTGGACGGGCTGTTCCTCCTCACCAACAAGCCGCGCATGTACGTAGTCAACGTGGGAGAGGATCAGCTCGACCGAGTGGCCGAGGTGGTCTCTCCGGTGGAGGAGCGGGCGCGAGAGGAGGGCGTGCCGGTGGTGGCCATCTGTGCCCGGCTGGAGGCCGACCTAGCCGACTGGACCGAAGAAGAAGCACGCCAGTACCGCCAGGAGCTGGGCCTGAGCGAATCGGGCCTGCAGACGGTGGTGCGGGTGGCCTTTGATCTTCTGGGTCTGGTGACCTTCTTCACCATAGTGGGTGGGCGCGAGGTGCGGGCCTGGGAGATCAAGAGAGGCACTTCGGTGGTGCGCGCAGCCGGCAGAATACACAGCGACATGGAGAGAGGCTTCATTCGGGCCGAGGTGATCGCCTTCGAGGACCTGAGGGCGGCCGGATCGGTCGCAGCCGCTCGGGAGCGGGGCCTGCTCCGAGCCGAAGGCCGCGACTATCCGGTGCAGGACGGCGACGTCATTCAGATCCGCTTCAGCGCCTGA
- a CDS encoding nitrous oxide-stimulated promoter family protein has product MSVKDREKDRYVLEQFIAIFCQGKHHTSRGTLCPECADLLAYAEERLRRCPHDPKPACKHCPIHCYRPAYRERIREVMRYSGKRLILKGRLDLLRHYFL; this is encoded by the coding sequence CTGAGCGTGAAGGACAGAGAGAAGGACCGTTACGTACTGGAGCAATTCATCGCCATCTTCTGCCAAGGCAAGCACCACACTAGCAGGGGCACGCTCTGCCCGGAGTGTGCGGACCTGCTGGCTTACGCCGAGGAGCGCCTGAGGCGCTGCCCCCACGATCCCAAGCCGGCCTGCAAGCACTGCCCCATCCACTGCTACCGGCCTGCCTACCGGGAGCGCATCCGCGAGGTGATGCGCTACTCTGGCAAACGGCTCATCCTCAAGGGCCGTCTGGACTTGCTGCGCCACTACTTCCTGTAG